The Lusitaniella coriacea LEGE 07157 region TTGGGACTAATGCCCGCCCATTGAGTAAATAGCCTTTGAAAATGGTATTCGCTCAGTCCGATATGTCGTGCCACAGTTATTAAATCGGGTTGACTTCGGTGATGTTGGCGAATAAACGCGATCGCGCGGGCAATTCTCTTATAATCTTCGCTCTCCATAGACACTCGTATTTAAAATCATTTAGTCAGAAACAGCGATTGTTGTTTAACTCTATCAATGGGAGTCATTCAAAGCCACCCGTTTATTGCGATATGAAAGCTGATTTTTATAAACTAAATCTTAAGGCGCTTAAAAAGCTAAGTTTTGGTGGGTTACGGCAAAGACAAAGGTTAACGGGTCGATATCCACCGAATCATCGCCTAACTCACCCTACAGAAACTTTCCAGACAAAAATGGAGTAACAACATTAACAATATTATTTTCTATGTCATATCCAAAGTAGGAAGGGTAAAAACCATCACCTATTCCAGAAGTAAACGCGATAATATTGACTTCTGTGTAGCGATCTAAAACTGAATTCATCACAGTACAGATAAAATTCGTATTTTTTTCTAATGATTCTTCTATTTGATAGAGCAAACTATCTTCATAAGTTTCAGTGTTCCAGATCGAATCAACGATTGCTCTAGCCGCAACTTTGTCCATAAAACAACCGATCCCCGAATCAACTCCATAACCAAAAACTCTATCGTCAGGAAGTAGATGGATCTCTTCACCCGCTTTAGTTACTAATGCCCATCCCACAGGAGGATTTGCACTGACATGAAGCATGGCAAAAGCATTTGTATATTGTCCTGTATTGTAATTATATGCAATACTTAGAATAACTGGATATCGATTGGGTGGTAATTTAGCAAAAAAAGGATCTGTGTCTGGAAAAACCAATGGATCGCACGCAACCAATTCTCCAGAAATCAAAAGCAAGTCTCCAATATGATAAGGATTTAAAATCATGTTTCCGAGTTTTGAATCGAATTTTTGACCTGATTTAAAAGCTTTTGAAAAATCCTTGATTTTCATCTCGTGTAATTAAGCTAAAAAACATCATTTAGGAAAGGATTAGAGCGCAATAAAATAGGGGCATAGCATCACTATACCCCCAAGAAATTCAAGAATCGCGCTTATTTACCCATACCCAATTGTTGAGCTTTTTGGTAAACCTTCCCTTCCGTGAGTAGCGATGGTGCGATCACCACCTCCACCTGCTGCATCTCCTTAATATCCTTTGCGCCTAGAGTTCCCATACTGGTTTTCAGCGCGCCGAGAAGGTTATGGGTTCCGTCATCCAATTTCGCAGGACCAACAAGAATTTCCTTGAGCGTTCCCGTAATGCCCACATTAATGCGCGTGCCGCGCGGGAGAACGGGACTTGGGGTTGCCATGCCCCAATGGTACTCGCTGCCCGGAGCTTCTTCAGCACGAGCAATGGGGGAACCGATCATCACCGCATCCGCACCGCAAGCAATGCATTTGCAAATATCGCCTCCGGTGACAATTCCCCCATCAGCAATCACGGGAACATACGTTCCGGTTTCTCGCTCAAAATCATCCCGCGCGGCAGCGCAATCGGCAACGGCAGTGGCTTGGGGTACGCCAACCCCCAAAACTCCGCGAGAGGTACAAGCCGCACCGGGCCCAATCCCCACCATCACTGCTGCTGCACCCGCTTTCATTAGATTGAGGGCAACGTCGTAGGTGACGCAATTTCCCAAGGCGACAGGCATGGGCATTTCCTGGCAAAATTGCGCTAAATCCAAGGGAGTGACCGATTCCGGGGAAAGGTGCGCGGTAGAGACGACGGTTGCTTGAATAAAGAGCAAATCTGCTCCTGCTTCTGCTACAACCTTGCCGAATTTCACCGCACCCGCAGGAGTTAGACTTACTGCTGCAATCCCGCCTTTGTTTTTGATTTCCGCAATACGCTGTTGAATGAGTTCCGGTTTGATGGGTTCGGCATAAAGTTCTTGCATTAAGCCCACAAACTCGGTTTTTCCCACGGAGATAATGCGGTCTAAAATCGGTTGCGGATTGGCATAGCGCGTTTGAATGCCCTCTAGATTGAGTACGCCCATTGCCCCCAATTCAGAGAGCAATGCTGCCATTTGCACGTCAACCACACCATCCATTGCACTGGCAATAATTGGAATTTTTCTCTCAATTCCGCCGATTTGCCAGCGCGTTTCTGCCAAGTCCGGGTCTAGGGTTCGCTGTCCCGGTGCCAGGGCAATTTCATCAAATCCGTAAGCTCGCCGTGCGGTTTTTCCGCGACCAATTTGAATATCCACTGTTCTCGTTGTTGTTCGGTTCCCAAAGATATTTGCATAGGCTAACAAATATCCGCGACTCGTTACTAGGGTATGTCGTGAGGTTGACCGTACTTTGGTATCAATTTTTGAGGTTGCGCGGGTTTGAACGG contains the following coding sequences:
- a CDS encoding DUF4241 domain-containing protein encodes the protein MKIKDFSKAFKSGQKFDSKLGNMILNPYHIGDLLLISGELVACDPLVFPDTDPFFAKLPPNRYPVILSIAYNYNTGQYTNAFAMLHVSANPPVGWALVTKAGEEIHLLPDDRVFGYGVDSGIGCFMDKVAARAIVDSIWNTETYEDSLLYQIEESLEKNTNFICTVMNSVLDRYTEVNIIAFTSGIGDGFYPSYFGYDIENNIVNVVTPFLSGKFL
- a CDS encoding GuaB3 family IMP dehydrogenase-related protein produces the protein MDIQIGRGKTARRAYGFDEIALAPGQRTLDPDLAETRWQIGGIERKIPIIASAMDGVVDVQMAALLSELGAMGVLNLEGIQTRYANPQPILDRIISVGKTEFVGLMQELYAEPIKPELIQQRIAEIKNKGGIAAVSLTPAGAVKFGKVVAEAGADLLFIQATVVSTAHLSPESVTPLDLAQFCQEMPMPVALGNCVTYDVALNLMKAGAAAVMVGIGPGAACTSRGVLGVGVPQATAVADCAAARDDFERETGTYVPVIADGGIVTGGDICKCIACGADAVMIGSPIARAEEAPGSEYHWGMATPSPVLPRGTRINVGITGTLKEILVGPAKLDDGTHNLLGALKTSMGTLGAKDIKEMQQVEVVIAPSLLTEGKVYQKAQQLGMGK